The Desulfuromonas versatilis genome has a segment encoding these proteins:
- a CDS encoding ABC transporter permease: MLLTLATRNIWRNKRRTLLTLSAMVVSSSLLMLSLGIFSGMLMDILASATEQYHGHVVVSRSGYQDERDMFLNIADEPQLLARLAASPGVVGASPRLRAFGLLSRGNNTYPAEILGIEPGRERQVTHLDHKLIAGSYLPDDAGRQVVIGRGLAEKLGATPGDEVVFVTQAADGSIGNDLLTVSGIFETGDAGHDNALVMAELAWLQEVMVLPGRLHEVALSVADPRLADAAAADLAARLPADFEVLDWGRLLPEMREVIASYDVSRMILVVILYSATGLGILNTFFMSVLERTREFGILMAMGMKPWKLRAMVLLETLVMGLLSLAAGITLGLLLTWYMQAVGIDLSGYLTPVTYAGGTILPRLSAVFEAKNIWVPALILLATCLLAGYLPARRAARLRPVEAIREN; this comes from the coding sequence ATGCTGCTGACCCTGGCCACCCGCAACATCTGGCGCAACAAGCGCCGCACCCTGCTGACCCTCTCGGCGATGGTGGTCTCCTCCTCGCTGCTGATGCTCTCGCTGGGGATCTTCTCCGGCATGCTGATGGATATCCTCGCCTCGGCCACCGAGCAGTACCACGGCCACGTGGTGGTCTCCAGGTCCGGCTACCAGGACGAACGCGACATGTTCCTCAACATCGCCGACGAGCCGCAACTGCTCGCGCGCCTCGCCGCCTCCCCCGGGGTGGTCGGCGCCTCGCCGCGGCTGCGCGCCTTCGGCCTGCTCTCGCGGGGGAACAACACCTACCCCGCCGAAATCCTGGGCATCGAACCGGGCCGCGAACGGCAGGTCACCCACCTCGACCACAAGCTGATCGCCGGCAGCTACCTGCCCGACGATGCCGGCCGCCAGGTGGTGATCGGCCGGGGGCTGGCCGAGAAGCTCGGCGCCACGCCCGGTGACGAGGTGGTGTTCGTCACCCAGGCCGCCGACGGCTCCATCGGCAACGATCTGCTCACCGTGAGCGGCATCTTCGAAACCGGCGATGCGGGGCACGACAACGCCCTGGTCATGGCCGAGCTGGCCTGGCTGCAGGAGGTGATGGTGCTGCCCGGACGGCTCCACGAGGTGGCCCTGAGCGTGGCCGACCCGCGCCTGGCGGATGCGGCGGCCGCCGATCTGGCGGCCCGGCTTCCCGCGGATTTCGAGGTGCTCGACTGGGGCAGGCTGCTTCCCGAGATGCGCGAAGTGATCGCCAGCTACGACGTGAGCCGGATGATCCTGGTGGTCATCCTTTATTCGGCCACCGGCTTGGGGATTCTCAACACCTTCTTCATGTCGGTGCTCGAGCGCACCCGCGAGTTCGGCATCCTCATGGCCATGGGGATGAAACCCTGGAAGCTGCGGGCCATGGTGCTGCTCGAGACCCTGGTCATGGGGCTGCTCTCCCTGGCCGCCGGCATCACCCTGGGGCTGCTGCTGACCTGGTACATGCAGGCGGTGGGGATCGACCTCTCGGGCTACCTGACCCCGGTGACCTACGCCGGCGGCACCATCCTGCCGCGGCTGAGCGCGGTCTTCGAGGCAAAAAACATCTGGGTGCCGGCGCTGATCCTGCTGGCCACCTGCCTGCTCGCCGGCTACCTGCCGGCGCGCCGGGCCGCCCGCCTGCGGCCGGTGGAAGCGATCAGGGAAAACTGA
- a CDS encoding ABC transporter permease: MNYLSLAWKNLWRNRRRTLITLAAMSLSLMLVQAFHNLSAGVYRQMVNSGVRAGSGHIAVYRGDYVRSRDEKLSFAEAGLAGRLAAIPEVEGVLPRVYLPGLAQSSRESRGILLTGVDPAAELSVNPFLKQLAAEDMLPSTEGREAILGARLVKELKIARGNKFVVTVQKRGGELQSELLRVHGVVKTGIKEIDGGLVMVGRERAAAMGGIPGQVHEIAVILDDPEADRRVFPRVEALIADQPELRALPWEEAMLNLANAIKLDYASQKFIFVIILLIVTIGVVNTLLMSVMERMREFGVILAIGASPLRLAGMIMAEATLLGVLSMIFGTLLGSLATWYLVRYGIDLRALISENLEYGGVVFDPILRAIWDVPWMLRIAWYVAGLCLAASLYPALKAARLAPVEAMRHV; encoded by the coding sequence ATGAATTATCTAAGCCTTGCCTGGAAAAATCTCTGGCGCAACCGCCGCCGCACTCTCATCACCTTGGCCGCCATGAGCCTGAGCCTGATGCTGGTGCAGGCGTTCCACAACCTCTCCGCCGGGGTCTATCGGCAGATGGTCAACAGCGGCGTGCGGGCCGGCTCGGGCCACATCGCCGTCTACCGGGGCGATTACGTGCGCAGCCGCGACGAGAAGCTCAGCTTCGCCGAGGCCGGGCTGGCCGGGCGCCTCGCCGCCATCCCCGAGGTGGAAGGGGTTCTGCCCAGGGTCTACCTTCCCGGGCTGGCCCAGTCGAGCCGGGAGAGCCGCGGCATCCTGCTGACCGGCGTCGACCCGGCGGCGGAACTATCCGTCAACCCGTTTCTCAAGCAACTGGCGGCCGAAGACATGCTCCCCTCAACCGAGGGCCGCGAGGCGATCCTCGGCGCCCGCCTGGTCAAGGAGCTGAAGATCGCGCGGGGCAACAAGTTCGTGGTCACGGTGCAGAAGCGCGGCGGCGAGCTGCAGAGCGAACTGCTGCGGGTGCACGGGGTGGTCAAAACCGGCATCAAGGAGATCGACGGGGGGCTGGTGATGGTCGGGCGCGAACGGGCGGCGGCCATGGGCGGGATCCCCGGGCAGGTGCACGAGATCGCGGTGATCCTCGACGACCCCGAGGCCGACCGCCGGGTCTTCCCCCGGGTCGAAGCCCTCATTGCCGACCAGCCGGAACTGCGCGCCCTGCCCTGGGAGGAGGCGATGCTGAATCTGGCCAACGCCATCAAGCTCGATTACGCCAGCCAGAAATTCATCTTTGTCATTATCCTGCTGATTGTTACTATTGGCGTGGTCAACACCCTGCTGATGTCGGTCATGGAGCGGATGCGCGAATTCGGGGTGATCCTCGCTATCGGCGCCTCGCCGCTCCGCCTGGCCGGGATGATCATGGCCGAGGCGACGCTGCTCGGCGTGTTGTCGATGATCTTCGGCACCTTGCTCGGCTCACTGGCCACCTGGTACCTGGTGCGCTACGGCATCGACCTGCGCGCCCTCATCTCCGAGAACCTGGAGTACGGCGGGGTGGTGTTCGACCCGATCCTGCGGGCCATCTGGGACGTTCCCTGGATGCTGCGCATCGCCTGGTACGTCGCCGGCCTGTGCCTGGCCGCCTCGCTCTACCCGGCCCTCAAGGCCGCCCGCCTCGCCCCCGTCGAGGCGATGCGGCATGTTTGA